In Luteitalea sp., the genomic stretch GAAGTAGCCCAGCCACAGGAGCGTCGTGATCCACAGGATGCCACCAGCGACGTTGTAGAACACAAAGCTACGGTACGGCATGTTGGCGACGCCCGCCATGAAGGGCACGAACGTTCGCAGGATGGGCACGAAGCGGGCAATCACAATCGAGCGTCCGCCCTTGCGTAGATAGAACTCGTGCGCCTCCTCGACGTACCTCCGCTTGAAGAAGCGGCTGTCCTCACGCTGGAAGATCGCCTGCCCCGTCTTGCGTCCGAGCAGGAAGCCGACTTGATCGCCGACCACGGCGGCGCAGAGCAGCAGCAGGTAGGTGGTCCAGATATCGAGATGTGGGAGGCCTGGAAACGGTTTTGCGCACACGACCCCGGCGGTCACCAACAGTGAGTCGCCTGGCAGGAAGAAGCCAACCAGCAGGCCGGTCTCGGCAAAGACGATCCCGACAAGGACGGATAGACCACCCCACTCGATGAGCGCCCTGATGCCTTCATCGCTGTGAAGGGTCCGAAGCCACTCCAAAATCTGCTGCCAGAGCTCAGGCATGAGAGACAACGAAATCGAGCACACTCATCCTTGTCACAGGATACCTGCTATCGCGTAGAACAGGAAAGGCGCCTGACGCCTGACCCCTAATCCCTTTCAGAGGATAATGCCGTGTCGTGAGACGAATCCTGGTCGTTACCTCCGGCGCCTTGTTCGTGCACGGCGGGCATACGGTCATCGCCGACGAGACGTGCGCGGCGTTGCGGCGAGCCGGCTTTGCCGCCGAGCTTCTCATCACGCCGCAGAATCGGTTCGGACGTCAGCTCTCGGCTTATCTGGCCACCTGGCTGACCGATGTCGGTCAAACGGCCCATGGCCAACCCGTGGATCAGGTCATCTCGTTTCGCTTTCCCTCCTACGCGGTGCGGCACCCGCGACACGTCTGCTGGCTGAATCATCGGATGCGCGAATACTACGATCTCTGGGAGCGCTTCGCTTCCGGCATTGGCCGCCGGGCGCGGGTCAAGGAGCGCGTGAGACGAGGCGCCACCCACTTCATCGATGGCGCGCTGCTCACTCGGAATGTCACGCGGCTGCTCGCACAGTCGCGGACCATCCAGCAGCGACTCGTGCGCTTCGGCGGCATCTCGAGCGAGGTGCTGTACCCGCCAGCGCCAGAGCGACGATACCGCACCGACGAGTTCGGCGATTACATCTTCGCTGTGTCGCGGTTACACCCGCTCAAGCGCCTCGATTTGCTGGTCGATGCCACGGCCAAGATGCGCAACAC encodes the following:
- a CDS encoding DedA family protein, with the translated sequence MPELWQQILEWLRTLHSDEGIRALIEWGGLSVLVGIVFAETGLLVGFFLPGDSLLVTAGVVCAKPFPGLPHLDIWTTYLLLLCAAVVGDQVGFLLGRKTGQAIFQREDSRFFKRRYVEEAHEFYLRKGGRSIVIARFVPILRTFVPFMAGVANMPYRSFVFYNVAGGILWITTLLWLGYF
- a CDS encoding glycosyltransferase; translated protein: MRRILVVTSGALFVHGGHTVIADETCAALRRAGFAAELLITPQNRFGRQLSAYLATWLTDVGQTAHGQPVDQVISFRFPSYAVRHPRHVCWLNHRMREYYDLWERFASGIGRRARVKERVRRGATHFIDGALLTRNVTRLLAQSRTIQQRLVRFGGISSEVLYPPAPERRYRTDEFGDYIFAVSRLHPLKRLDLLVDATAKMRNTSIGVKIAGEGEDRPRLEELIARYGLEGRVELLGHISDDELVEHYARCRAVFFAPWNEDYGFVTLEAFRSGKAVVTAPDSGGPAELVVHGTTGLVVDPTPDRMAECLDRLAGDRGLAERLGRAALPVAARHTWAHVVDVLTR